In Luteitalea sp. TBR-22, one genomic interval encodes:
- a CDS encoding vWA domain-containing protein, whose amino-acid sequence MRQLLTLVLAAALASSVLAPAAQAQSDPRQRTLLVTAIGPDGLPVETLDAEDVVVREDGVAREVLKVTRSTAPMDITILVDNSLASTRALQDIRLGLEQFVTNYAGPHPITIMTVADRPTVQVASTTGKPQLVSAVKRLFAQPDSGAMMIEGIVDASRAIQKRKPARATIIAITSFGTEFSDRGFQFALDALAESGATLHVLELQDTQRADPTSQNMRDRNVVIDRGTTETGGARELIIANMNLTDALQKVGRIALTQHEVLYGRPDRLVPAKEVEVFSARPTLKIRANTLQANRVRR is encoded by the coding sequence ATGCGACAACTCCTGACGCTCGTTCTGGCTGCGGCTCTGGCCTCGTCCGTGCTCGCGCCTGCCGCGCAGGCCCAGTCCGATCCACGCCAGCGCACGCTGCTGGTCACCGCCATCGGCCCCGACGGCCTGCCCGTCGAGACCCTGGACGCCGAAGACGTCGTGGTCCGCGAGGACGGCGTGGCGCGCGAGGTGCTCAAGGTCACGCGCTCGACCGCCCCGATGGACATCACCATCCTGGTCGACAACAGCCTCGCCTCGACGCGCGCTTTGCAGGACATCCGCCTCGGGCTCGAGCAGTTCGTCACCAACTACGCCGGTCCCCACCCGATCACCATCATGACGGTGGCCGACCGCCCGACCGTGCAGGTCGCCTCGACCACCGGCAAGCCGCAACTGGTCTCGGCCGTCAAGCGCCTCTTCGCGCAGCCCGACTCCGGCGCCATGATGATCGAGGGCATCGTCGATGCCTCGCGAGCCATCCAGAAGCGAAAGCCGGCGCGCGCGACGATCATCGCGATCACCAGCTTCGGCACCGAGTTCAGCGATCGCGGCTTCCAGTTCGCCCTCGATGCGCTGGCCGAGTCCGGTGCGACGCTGCACGTGCTGGAACTGCAGGACACGCAGCGGGCCGACCCGACCAGCCAGAACATGCGGGACCGCAACGTGGTGATCGATCGCGGCACCACCGAGACCGGTGGCGCCCGCGAGCTGATCATCGCCAACATGAACCTCACCGACGCGCTGCAGAAGGTCGGCCGGATCGCGCTGACCCAGCACGAGGTCCTCTACGGCCGGCCCGATCGCCTGGTCCCGGCCAAGGAGGTCGAGGTCTTCTCGGCGCGGCCGACGCTGAAGATCAGGGCGAACACCCTGCAGGCGAACCGGGTACGTCGATGA
- a CDS encoding VWA domain-containing protein, with product MTQALLCTIVAGAVAAVLAQPPAGSQAPAPQPPATAPAGQPPVEAPPQAPAQPAEQPIFRSGVEVVSLNVTVTERDGKFVSGLPREAFSVFEDGVKQDVIFFSGTQLPTALGLLIDTSASMNDKMAITQQAAIGFVERMHADDVLTIVDFDSRAEILQGFTAERDRLSAAIRRTTAGGSTSLYNAVYIALNEFKKIRAANTQQDVRRQAIVVLSDGEDTSSLVPFEEVLELAKRSEVAIYAIGLKDPGARSRPMGGFSESDFVLKQFAQETGGKAFFPSEADELPAIYGAVADELAAQYTVGYASRNQRRDGRWRRIVVRVERPNTIARTKQGYYAPTS from the coding sequence ATGACCCAGGCGCTGCTGTGCACCATCGTCGCGGGCGCGGTTGCCGCCGTGCTCGCCCAGCCCCCCGCCGGCAGCCAGGCGCCGGCCCCGCAGCCACCGGCCACGGCGCCAGCGGGCCAGCCGCCCGTCGAGGCGCCGCCGCAGGCACCGGCCCAGCCGGCCGAGCAGCCGATCTTCAGGTCGGGCGTCGAGGTCGTGTCGCTGAACGTGACGGTCACCGAGCGCGACGGCAAGTTCGTGTCGGGCCTGCCCAGGGAGGCGTTCTCCGTGTTCGAGGACGGCGTCAAGCAGGACGTCATCTTCTTCTCGGGCACGCAGCTGCCGACCGCCCTCGGGCTGCTGATCGACACCAGCGCGAGCATGAACGACAAGATGGCCATCACGCAGCAGGCGGCCATCGGCTTCGTGGAGCGCATGCACGCCGACGACGTGCTGACGATCGTCGACTTCGACAGCCGGGCGGAAATCCTGCAGGGCTTCACCGCGGAACGCGACCGCCTCTCGGCGGCCATCCGGCGGACGACGGCGGGCGGCTCGACGTCGCTGTACAACGCGGTCTACATCGCGCTCAACGAGTTCAAGAAGATCCGCGCCGCCAACACGCAGCAGGACGTGCGTCGGCAGGCGATCGTCGTGCTCTCCGACGGCGAGGACACGTCGAGCCTGGTGCCGTTCGAGGAGGTGCTCGAACTGGCCAAGCGCTCCGAGGTGGCGATCTACGCCATCGGCCTCAAGGACCCGGGCGCCCGGTCGCGCCCGATGGGCGGCTTCAGCGAGTCGGACTTCGTGCTGAAGCAGTTCGCGCAGGAGACCGGCGGCAAGGCCTTCTTCCCGAGCGAGGCCGACGAGCTGCCGGCGATCTACGGCGCGGTGGCCGACGAACTGGCCGCCCAGTACACCGTCGGTTACGCGTCGCGCAACCAGCGCCGTGACGGCCGCTGGCGCCGCATCGTGGTGCGCGTCGAGCGCCCGAACACCATTGCGCGCACCAAGCAGGGGTACTACGCGCCCACCAGCTAG
- a CDS encoding inner membrane protein YpjD, producing MSLAVLYTAAFGAYVWHFVSRRRLAGRLATGILLVAVLVHTFVLGMYTMELGVPPMAGRTGAVSTFVWMLAVAYLSIEVSTDERGIGVFVTPLLVALQGLVAHGAMPTDVPQYFAAPFVAVHVGALLFAYASFALACVIGITYVLLFRELKRRTPGVFFQRLPSLQVLDRMNMRAVWIGWLLLSVGLVGGAVWLRDVSTQMANDPRLPHMTITDPKIMMAVLTWLIYGLLLASRRWAGLSARRTAWLSAVGFALVLLNFLPVAYFFARSHNFA from the coding sequence ATGAGCCTCGCCGTCCTCTACACCGCCGCCTTCGGTGCCTACGTCTGGCACTTCGTGTCGCGCCGGCGGCTCGCCGGACGACTGGCGACGGGGATCCTCCTCGTGGCGGTCCTCGTGCACACGTTCGTGCTCGGGATGTACACGATGGAGCTGGGCGTCCCGCCCATGGCCGGGCGCACGGGCGCGGTGTCCACGTTCGTCTGGATGCTGGCCGTCGCCTACCTGTCCATCGAGGTGTCGACCGACGAGCGCGGCATCGGCGTGTTCGTGACGCCCCTGCTGGTGGCGCTGCAGGGCCTGGTGGCGCACGGCGCGATGCCCACCGACGTGCCGCAGTACTTCGCCGCCCCGTTCGTCGCGGTGCATGTCGGCGCGTTGCTGTTCGCCTACGCCAGCTTCGCGCTGGCGTGCGTCATCGGCATCACCTACGTGCTGCTCTTCCGCGAGTTGAAGCGCCGGACGCCGGGGGTCTTCTTCCAGCGCCTGCCGTCGCTGCAGGTCCTCGACCGGATGAACATGCGCGCGGTGTGGATCGGCTGGCTGCTGCTGTCGGTCGGGCTGGTCGGCGGTGCCGTCTGGCTGCGCGACGTGAGCACGCAGATGGCCAACGACCCGCGCCTGCCGCACATGACCATCACCGACCCGAAGATCATGATGGCCGTGCTCACCTGGCTGATCTACGGCCTGCTGCTGGCGTCGCGCCGCTGGGCCGGGCTCAGCGCGCGTCGCACCGCCTGGCTGTCGGCGGTCGGCTTCGCCCTCGTCCTCCTGAACTTCCTGCCCGTGGCGTACTTCTTCGCCCGGAGCCACAACTTCGCCTGA